In one Plutella xylostella chromosome 20, ilPluXylo3.1, whole genome shotgun sequence genomic region, the following are encoded:
- the LOC125490090 gene encoding carbonyl reductase [NADPH] 1-like gives MVEKVAVVTGSNKGLGFAIVKGLCQRFDGIVYLTARDKTRGLEAVKKLNEIGLRPEFHILEVTDRESISEFADFIKKRHGGFDVLVNNAAMLEWDAVYPSYDVAKRTIDVNYRSLLTIEELLYPLLRDGARVVNVSSNCGHLSNLRNQKWIETLKSVDLTTDKLNGFVDDYLQSVRNGTFRKEDFADEGKHAEHRVAKIGVTALTFIQQRKYYKRNISINAVYPGHIKTDMAQGGGQIDADEAAKVVLYLILEASPNLKGTFMWHDRKLVDWLDAEDKDGVHYCKGLW, from the coding sequence ATGGTGGAAAAAGTGGCTGTGGTGACCGGATCCAACAAAGGTCTTGGGTTCGCAATTGTTAAGGGACTATGCCAACGATTTGATGGAATAGTCTACCTTACAGCCAGAGACAAAACCAGGGGACTGGAAGCTGTGAAGAAACTAAACGAAATAGGATTGAGACCAGAATTCCACATTCTTGAAGTCACTGACAGGGAATCTATAAGCGAATTTGCGGATTTTATCAAGAAAAGACATGGAGGCTTTGATGTTTTAGTTAACAACGCTGCTATGCTTGAGTGGGACGCTGTCTATCCTTCCTACGATGTTGCTAAAAGGACCATTGACGTGAACTACCGAAGCCTACTAACAATTGAGGAGCTATTATACCCTTTACTAAGAGATGGAGCGAGGGTAGTCAACGTATCCAGCAACTGTGGCCATCTATCCAACTTACGAAACCAAAAGTGGATCGAAACTTTAAAAAGTGTCGATCTAACCACAGACAAACTAAACGGATTTGTCGATGATTATTTACAGTCTGTGCGGAACGGAACGTTTAGGAAGGAGGATTTTGCCGATGAGGGTAAGCATGCTGAGCACAGGGTAGCTAAAATAGGTGTTACGGCCCTAACATTTATTCAACAGAGGAAGTATTACAAAAGGAATATTTCGATCAACGCAGTGTACCCGGGGCATATCAAAACGGACATGGCTCAAGGTGGAGGACAGATTGATGCTGATGAGGCTGCGAAGGTGGTTCTGTATCTGATATTGGAGGCGTCTCCTAATTTGAAAGGTACTTTCATGTGGCATGATCGTAAGCTGGTGGATTGGCTTGATGCCGAAGATAAAGATGGTGTGCATTATTGCAAAGGTCTCTGGTAG